A section of the Rossellomorea marisflavi genome encodes:
- a CDS encoding thiazole synthase, whose product MLKIGMYEFQSRLLLGTGKYPDQEIQRQAVEASGAEILTFSVRRLNVFDPPGENALEESDLGRFTLLPNTAGAKDAAEAVRHAQLAKASGLCDMVKVEVIGCEKTLLPDPLETLKASEELLNQGFTVLAYTSDDVVLARRLEELGVHAIMPGASPIGSGQGIINPLNLSFIIEQAHVPVIVDAGIGSPADAAKAMELGADAVLLNTAVAQAGDPVKMAEAMKHAVLSGRLGYEAGRIPERIYATASSPSEGLMK is encoded by the coding sequence ATGTTGAAGATAGGGATGTATGAATTTCAATCAAGATTGCTCCTCGGAACGGGGAAATATCCGGACCAAGAGATTCAGCGACAGGCGGTGGAAGCGTCCGGTGCAGAGATCCTCACTTTTTCAGTCCGGCGCTTGAACGTATTTGATCCCCCTGGAGAAAATGCCTTGGAAGAATCAGATCTCGGGCGTTTTACTTTACTGCCCAATACTGCCGGAGCGAAGGATGCCGCGGAAGCCGTCCGCCATGCGCAGCTTGCCAAGGCATCCGGTTTGTGTGACATGGTCAAAGTGGAAGTGATCGGATGTGAAAAGACCCTGCTACCGGATCCGTTGGAAACCTTGAAGGCATCTGAAGAACTGCTGAATCAGGGGTTCACGGTACTTGCCTATACGTCGGATGACGTCGTCCTTGCCAGAAGACTAGAGGAGCTTGGTGTGCATGCCATCATGCCTGGTGCTTCTCCGATCGGATCTGGTCAGGGGATTATCAATCCGCTGAATCTTTCCTTCATCATCGAACAGGCTCATGTACCCGTCATTGTCGATGCAGGTATCGGCTCACCTGCAGATGCAGCCAAAGCGATGGAGCTTGGAGCAGACGCCGTTTTATTGAACACGGCCGTTGCTCAAGCAGGTGACCCTGTGAAAATGGCAGAGGCAATGAAGCACGCGGTGTTATCTGGCCGACTGGGATACGAAGCGGGCCGTATACCAGAAAGGATCTACGCTACCGCAAGCAGCCCCTCGGAGGGACTGATGAAGTGA
- the thiS gene encoding sulfur carrier protein ThiS: MNSVDDLLIHLTIGDRRVIVEWNKQILKKDEHEDIKLNAGDRVEIVHFVGGG; this comes from the coding sequence GTGAATTCGGTCGATGACCTTCTTATCCATCTTACGATCGGTGATCGTAGGGTGATTGTGGAGTGGAACAAACAGATACTGAAGAAGGATGAGCATGAGGATATTAAATTGAACGCTGGCGATCGGGTAGAGATCGTCCATTTTGTAGGAGGCGGATGA
- the thiO gene encoding glycine oxidase ThiO, giving the protein MKRIIIVGGGVIGLSIAFELVKKGCSVTLLEKDTLACKATGAAAGMLGVHTETRGNPSMTSLAKESRNLFPDLADELLDCSGVDIGLKQNGMIIPATTNREQHLLRGEANSPEGVMEHLRWLEERELREMEPSLSHSFIGGLFIPRDGNVLAPRLSEALSISAASKGAVLHEGTEVESLIMEGGTILGVNTSRGRLYGDEVVVAGGAWSQHILRRLEIVLDVVPVKGECISLVPKEGCLNRTIVTDDLYLVPKADGTLTIGATEQEGSFNEDVSAESVSSLLAKACTIAPDLADAVWRKAWAGTRPKTSSRLPYIGRVPDVEGLSLATGHYRNGILLAPITGVLMADLLIDKDFERGLGHEYTCQWNRDHDSASCEFGR; this is encoded by the coding sequence ATGAAGCGTATCATTATTGTCGGTGGGGGTGTGATTGGTCTATCCATCGCCTTCGAGCTTGTGAAGAAGGGATGCAGCGTCACCCTTTTGGAAAAAGATACGCTTGCATGTAAAGCCACAGGTGCAGCAGCGGGAATGCTGGGGGTTCATACTGAAACAAGGGGAAACCCATCCATGACATCCCTTGCCAAAGAAAGTCGGAATCTCTTCCCTGACCTTGCTGATGAACTTCTGGACTGTTCAGGGGTCGATATCGGTTTAAAACAAAATGGAATGATCATCCCGGCTACGACCAACAGGGAACAGCACCTCCTCCGAGGGGAAGCGAATAGTCCTGAAGGAGTAATGGAGCACTTACGATGGCTGGAAGAAAGAGAGTTAAGGGAAATGGAACCATCCTTGTCCCATTCGTTCATTGGTGGTCTCTTTATTCCCCGTGACGGGAACGTTCTCGCACCGCGACTGTCCGAGGCCCTGTCTATATCGGCTGCAAGCAAGGGGGCGGTACTCCATGAAGGCACCGAAGTAGAATCCCTGATCATGGAAGGTGGAACAATCCTCGGGGTCAACACTTCGAGGGGTCGTCTTTACGGTGATGAGGTGGTGGTAGCGGGAGGGGCATGGAGCCAGCACATCCTGCGACGGTTAGAAATCGTCCTGGACGTGGTCCCGGTGAAAGGGGAATGCATTTCCTTGGTTCCTAAGGAAGGATGTCTGAACAGGACGATTGTGACAGATGACCTGTATTTGGTACCGAAAGCAGATGGCACTTTGACGATCGGGGCCACCGAACAAGAGGGATCATTCAATGAGGATGTATCTGCTGAAAGTGTTTCGAGTTTACTTGCCAAGGCATGCACCATAGCACCGGATCTTGCTGACGCAGTATGGAGAAAAGCCTGGGCAGGCACCAGGCCGAAAACATCTTCCCGGCTTCCATACATCGGTAGGGTTCCGGATGTGGAAGGACTGTCATTGGCGACAGGTCACTACCGGAATGGGATCCTTCTAGCCCCGATTACTGGCGTGCTGATGGCAGATTTACTGATTGATAAGGACTTTGAAAGGGGCTTGGGTCATGAATATACTTGTCAATGGAATAGAGACCATGATTCCGCATCATGTGAATTCGGTCGATGA
- a CDS encoding thiamine phosphate synthase, translating to MVRPHPEFHIITSGKQVPREVIHICTRVHHLVDAIHLREINWSSRCLYDTIIALLSTGVPAGKLVVNDRVDIALLTGVERIQLGSRSVKPSQIKKAFPTIKIGVSVHTPVEVEAARKAGADSVILGNVYRTDSKPGKAGIGVGAISTVKDRLPVVGIGGITPNNAAEVIRAGAMGIAVLSGVFLSRDPLRAAEEYRLSIKGAEVL from the coding sequence ATGGTGAGACCCCATCCGGAGTTTCACATCATCACTTCGGGAAAGCAGGTTCCGCGAGAGGTCATCCATATTTGTACTCGTGTGCATCACCTGGTGGATGCCATTCACCTGAGGGAAATCAATTGGTCATCACGCTGTTTATATGACACCATTATCGCCCTGCTTTCAACCGGGGTGCCTGCGGGGAAGCTCGTGGTCAATGATCGTGTAGACATAGCATTGTTGACGGGGGTTGAAAGAATTCAGCTGGGATCCCGGAGCGTCAAGCCATCCCAAATCAAAAAGGCATTCCCGACTATTAAAATCGGAGTCTCCGTTCATACCCCGGTCGAAGTAGAAGCGGCAAGGAAAGCAGGGGCAGACTCCGTCATCCTGGGGAATGTATACCGTACTGATTCTAAACCTGGAAAAGCCGGTATCGGTGTGGGTGCGATCAGCACAGTAAAGGATAGATTGCCCGTGGTTGGAATAGGTGGAATTACGCCGAACAACGCGGCTGAAGTGATCCGTGCAGGGGCAATGGGCATCGCCGTGTTGTCTGGTGTCTTTCTCAGCCGGGATCCGCTGAGAGCGGCCGAGGAATATCGATTATCTATAAAGGGAGCTGAAGTACTATGA